A stretch of Arctopsyche grandis isolate Sample6627 chromosome 9, ASM5162203v2, whole genome shotgun sequence DNA encodes these proteins:
- the LOC143916866 gene encoding COMM domain-containing protein 2 — protein MDPAEAGQSNDEEQDEEEEPQDVLKFDGDLIKHVNMLLEAPEQVFKDFCRLALDYLHNGPNEKRYNIAADKLNTPLVNISNAVHGLVYILINACKYNLKEEEFSTTLNEIGFSDENVKVLVKFLVAKRDNLKRAMSRFGVDQPLFHNLEWRAEAQVSSRSLPDHVIPSVTLDFALSNYEPVQKKMKLDDDESSEDDGAKKVITHRVLQCDIPNLVNMIGCLETALRETKYYHAKKTKTAMAKK, from the exons ATGGATCCTGCTGAAGCCGGTCAGAGTAACGATGAGGAACAAGATGAAGAGGAAGAACCTCAAGATGTACTCAAATTCGACGGTGACTTAATAAAGCACGTCAACATGTTGCTCGAAGCACCAGAACaag tttttaaagaCTTTTGTCGACTCGCTTTGGATTATTTGCACAATGGACCGAACGAAAAACGATATAATATAGCAGcag ataaattgAATACTCCATTAGTTAATATAAGCAATGCCGTTCACGGATTAGTGTACATCCTCATCAACGCGTGCAAATATAAT CTCAAAGAAGAAGAATTTTCAACTACGTTGAATGAGATCGGTTTCTCCGATGAAAATGTAAAGGTGCTCGTCAAATTCCTAGTAGCGAAGAGAGACAATTTGAAACGTGCCATGTCCAGATTCGGCGTCGACCAACCCTTGTTTCACAACTTGGAATGGCGTGCCGAAGCTCAGGTATCCTCGAGGTCTCTTCCCGATCACGTGATTCCCTCTGTAACGTTAGACTTCGCCTTATCCAACTACGAGCCGGTACAGAAGAAGATGAAATTAGACGACGATGAGAGCAGCGAAGACGACGGCGCTAAGAAAGTGATAACGCACCGGGTGCTGCAATGCGACATTCCAAACTTGGTCAACATGATAGGATGCTTGGAGACGGCTCTTCGCGAGACGAAATACTACCATGCGAAGAAAACCAAAACAGCCATGGctaagaaataa